The Euphorbia lathyris chromosome 3, ddEupLath1.1, whole genome shotgun sequence genome contains a region encoding:
- the LOC136223026 gene encoding trimethyltridecatetraene synthase-like, with product MESPAWVVYAAAWLATVAVILLSRRFRRRKLNLPPGPKPWPIIGNLNLIGSLPHRSLHSLSQKYGHIMQLQFGSFPVIVGSSVEMAKTILKTQDLTFVGRPKTAAGKYTTYNYSDITWSPYGAYWRQARKMCLMELFSAKRLESFEYIRIEELKLVMKSMFSSAGNPINLKDHLSDLSLNVISRMVLGKKYTVKSEGEDEIVTPEEFKEMLDELFLLNGVLDIGDSIPWLSFLDLQGNIKRMKAVSKKFDRFLDHVLDEHDSRRKRMENYQAKDMVDLLLQLADDPNLEVKLERIGVKAFTQDMIAGGTESSAVTVEWAISELLKKPEIFKTATEELDRVIGRERLVEEKDIINLPYINAIAKETMRLHPVAPMLVPRQCREDTKIESYDIPKGTRVLVNVWTIGRDPSIWENPDEFWPERFIGGSKDVDVKGHDFELLPFGSGRRMCPGYPLGVKVIQASLANLIHGFNWKLPNGMDKDDLNMEEIFGLSTPKKFPLVVVAQPRLPSHVYSL from the exons ATGGAATCTCCTGCTTGGGTTGTCTACGCCGCGGCTTGGCTCGCCACCGTCGCTGTAATCCTCCTCTCTCGTCGTTTCCGCCGCCGGAAACTCAACCTGCCACCAGGTCCAAAACCTTGGCCAATAATCGGAAACCTCAACCTTATAGGCTCTCTCCCCCACCGTTCACTCCATTCTCTATCCCAAAAGTACGGCCACATTATGCAACTCCAGTTCGGTTCATTCCCGGTAATCGTAGGCTCCTCCGTCGAAATGGCCAAAACAATCCTCAAAACACAGGATCTAACCTTCGTCGGCCGGCCTAAAACCGCCGCCGGTAAATACACCACCTACAATTACTCAGATATCACATGGTCCCCGTACGGAGCGTACTGGAGACAAGCGCGAAAGATGTGCTTGATGGAGCTTTTTAGCGCGAAACGACTCGAATCGTTCGAGTACATCCGAATCGAAGAGCTAAAATTGGTGATGAAAAGCATGTTTTCATCGGCAGGAAACCCGATTAATCTGAAAGATCATCTCTCCGATCTTAGTCTGAACGTGATTAGCCGGATGGTTTTGGGGAAGAAATACACGGTGAAAAGCGAAGGGGAGGATGAGATTGTGACGCCGGAGGAGTTTAAGGAGATGCTGGATGAGCTTTTTTTGCTTAACGGAGTTTTGGATATCGGAGATTCGATTCCTTGGCTTAGTTTTTTGGATTTGCAGGGGAATATAAAGAGAATGAAAGCTGTGAGTAAGAAATTCGATAGATTTTTGGATCATGTTTTGGATGAACATGATTCGAGGAGGAAGAGGATGGAGAATTATCAAGCTAAGGATATGGTGGATCTTCTTCTGCAACTTGCTGATGATCCTAATCTTGAAGTCAAGCTTGAACGAATTGGTGTCAAGGCTTTTACACAG GACATGATTGCAGGAGGAACAGAAAGCTCAGCCGTAACAGTAGAATGGGCAATATCAGAACTCCTAAAAAAGccagaaattttcaaaacagcAACAGAAGAACTAGACAGAGTAATAGGAAGAGAAAGACTCGTAGAAGAGAAAGACATAATAAATCTACCATATATAAACGCAATAGCAAAAGAAACAATGAGATTACACCCAGTAGCACCAATGTTAGTACCCAGACAATGTCGTGAAGACACTAAAATAGAATCCTACGACATTCCAAAAGGCACCCGTGTCCTTGTCAATGTCTGGACAATCGGCAGAGACCCTTCCATTTGGGAAAACCCAGACGAGTTTTGGCCGGAGAGATTCATCGGCGGTAGCAAGGATGTTGATGTTAAAGGTCATGATTTTGAGTTGTTACCGTTTGGTTCTGGAAGACGAATGTGCCCCGGGTATCCTTTGGGTGTTAAGGTTATTCAAGCAAGTTTGGCTAATCTTATACATGGGTTTAATTGGAAATTGCCTAATGGTATGGATAAAGATGATTTGAATATGGAGGAGATTTTTGGACTTTCCACTCCTAAGAAATTTCCTCTTGTTGTTGTTGCTCAACCTCGTCTTCCATCCCATGTTTACTCTCTTTGA